The proteins below are encoded in one region of Carcharodon carcharias isolate sCarCar2 chromosome 2, sCarCar2.pri, whole genome shotgun sequence:
- the foxa2 gene encoding forkhead box protein A2, with translation MHSTSSMLGAVKMEGHEHTDWSSYYGESEGYPTVSNMNPGIGMNGMNTYMSMSAMGTTANMTAGSMNMSYVGTGMSPAMTGMSPGAGAMNGMGAGMTGMGNALSPSMSPMSAQAGSMNALTSYSNMSMSPMYGQSNLNRSRDPKTYRRSYTHAKPPYSYISLITMAIQQSPSKMLTLSEIYQWIMDLFPFYRQNQQRWQNSIRHSLSFNDCFLKVPRSPDKPGKGSFWTLHPDSGNMFENGCYLRRQKRFKCEKKQAMKNSQDPTRKASGEAGSTGSGSSSDSSAGNESPHSSGSPGSGQKRPMVDMKSASTLSPEHSHASSAVSQAQQHLMHPHHSVLSHIPSEAQLKPEHHYSFNHPFSINNLMSSEQQHHKMDLKAYEQVMHYSNYSSPMSTNLPMSSKAVLDSSSISSDTSYYQGVYSRPIMNSS, from the exons ATGCACTCTACCTCCAGCATGTTGGGCGCAGTGAAAATGGAAGGGCACGAGCACACAGACTGGAGCTCCTACTATGGAGAGTCTGAG GGTTACCCTACCGTGAGCAATATGAATCCAGGGATTGGGATGAACGGGATGAACACCTACATGAGTATGTCCGCAATGGGTACCACGGCCAACATGACAGCGGGATCCATGAACATGTCTTACGTGGGCACCGGGATGAGCCCGGCGATGACTGGCATGTCTCCTGGAGCGGGGGCAATGAATGGCATGGGAGCTGGCATGACAGGCATGGGCAATGCCCTGAGCCCCAGCATGAGCCCGATGAGTGCCCAGGCTGGCTCCATGAACGCCCTGACTTCCTACAGCAATATGAGTATGAGCCCAATGTACGGGCAGTCCAACCTCAACAGGTCCAGGGATCCCAAAACTTACCGCCGCAGTTACACCCATGCTAAACCGCCTTACTCTTACATCTCGCTCATCACCATGGCTATTCAGCAATCTCCCAGCAAGATGCTGACTCTGAGCGAGATCTACCAGTGGATCATGGACTTATTCCCCTTCTATCGGCAGAATCAGCAACGATGGCAGAACTCCATCCGCCACTCTCTGTCCTTCAATGATTGTTTCCTCAAGGTCCCCAGGTCGCCAGACAAGCCGGGCAAAGGCTCCTTCTGGACCCTACACCCGGACTCGGGCAACATGTTTGAGAACGGCTGCTACCTCCGGCGGCAGAAGCGCTTCAAGTGCGAGAAGAAGCAAGCCATGAAGAACTCGCAGGACCCCACCAGGAAAGCGTCCGGCGAGGCGGGCTCCACGGGCAGCGGCAGCAGCTCGGACAGCAGCGCCGGCAACGAGTCGCCCCATTCCAGCGGCTCCCCGGGGAGCGGCCAAAAGAGGCCCATGGTGGATATGAAGTCGGCCTCGACCCTGAGCCCGGAGCACAGCCACGCCAGCAGCGCGGTATCCCAAGCCCAGCAGCACTTGATGCACCCGCACCACTCGGTCCTGTCTCACATCCCCTCGGAAGCCCAGCTTAAACCAGAACACCACTACTCATTCAACCACCCCTTCTCAATCAACAATTTAATGTCTTCCGAACAGCAACACCACAAAATGGACTTAAAGGCTTACGAACAGGTGATGCATTACTCTAACTATAGTTCCCCCATGTCCACCAATCTGCCCATGAGCTCCAAAGCCGTCTTAGATTCTTCGTCCATCTCCAGCGACACGTCTTACTACCAAGGTGTGTATTCCAGACCTATTATGAACTCTTCTTAA